The Hymenobacter swuensis DY53 genome includes the window AAGCTGGAGGGAAGCAGCTCGGGAATGGCCTGCTTGGGCTGCAGCAGAAAGAACGAGGATGGCACCGGCTGCCCCCCTACCGTCTGGAACACGGGCACCTGCACCGCGTCGGTGGAGTCGCCGTTGAACACCCGCGCCAACCGCGACGAGGAGAAACCCGTGAACACGCCCGCTCCGAAGGCCAGGCGTGGGTAGTAGCCGCCCCGGGCAATATCGAGGCTACGCTGGGCGGAGCGCACGCGCAGGTCGGCGGCCTTGATTTCGGGCAGCAGGCTCTGGGCCGTCTGGTAGGTACCGTCGGGGTCAGCGGCCAGCAAAGGCTGGTCGTCGGGGTCGGGCAGCGGGGGCACCTCAATCTCGAAGCCGGCGGGCGAGGGCAGGTTCAACAGCTGCACGAGCGAAAGGCGGGCCAAATCACGCTGGTTCTGGGCCGTCACCACGTTCACTTCGTCGGAGGCGAGCTGGGCCTGGCTGTCGAGCAGGTTGCTTTCGGCCACCGAGCCGGCCTTCAGCAGCTTCTGCGTACGCTCTACCTGGCTCTGGGAGCTAAGCACGCGCACCTCGTTGGCACGCACCAGCTCCTCAGACAGCACCAGCTGCAAAAACGCCGAGGCCACGTTCAGCGACAAATCGTTGCGGGCCTTCTCAATATCCAGTACGCTGGCTTCCGAGTCCAATGCGTTGCGTTTCACAGTATTACGCAGCTGAAAGCCGGAAAATAGCGTTACCTGCGAGTTGGCCGAGAAGTTGTTCGACCGGATGGTCTGGCTCACGAAGTCGTTGGTGAGCGGGTCGAGGCCGGTGCCGTAGTTCCAGGCCTGGGTGCCCGAGAGGTTGGCCGAGGGCAGCAAAGCGGCCCGGCTCTGGCGCAGCGTGGCGTTCTGCAGCTCGGCCGTGAGCTGCTGCTGGCGCACCGTCAGGTTGTTTTGCAGGGCGTAGTCCACGGCGCGCTGGAGCGTCCAGGGGCCGGTGGGCGCAGCGGCCGACAGGGAGCCGGCGGGGGGCTGCCCCGGCGTGGAGGAGGGCGTCTGGGCCTGGGCCGGCCGCACCGCCAGCAGCCCCGAACTTAGCAGCAGCCAGTAAAAACGCTTCATGGGAAAGGAATAGAGGGCGGATGAATGGAAAAAAGGCGGGCCGTCCGGCGGGTGGCTCAGGCCACCAAAGGTATCCGGCCGCGCCCACTCAGGTTTTCAAAAATCAACCAACCGCAGGAAAACCGCCGTTAACCGGCCGGCCGCCGCCGTTAGTTGCCGTTAGTTGCCGTTAACTGGCGCTAGTCGATGGTGGGAATATAGGTAACGCGGTGTACCCAGCGCAGCTGGCGCAGGTATTCCAGGGTGATGTCGCGCAGGCCCGAATCGACTTCGATAAACTGCCGGGCCGCGTCATTTTTGCCCTTGCGGCTCACGAACATGGTGGCAATGTTGCAGTCGTCGTGGGCAATGACGCTGGCAATGAAAGCAATGGAGCCGGGCACGTCGTCGGCATCGAGGATGAGCGTGTGCAAAGAGGCCGAGAAGTCGGACGGAAAGCCATCCACCTCCACAATCCGGATAACGCCCCCGCCCCGGCTCTGGCCGATGACCTCCACCGCGTGGCCTGTGCGCTCGTCGCGCAGCTGCAGCTTAATGGTGTTGGGATGCATGGTGGAGGCGTTGCCCACGCCCTGAAACGTGTACTGCAGCCCGGCTTCCTTCGCGTGGTCGAAGGCCTCACGGATGCGCACGTCATCAGTGGGCATGCCCAGCAGGCCGGCAACAATGGCACGGTCGGAGCCGTGGCCCTCGTAAGTGCGAGCGAAGGAGTTATAGAACGTGATGGTGGCGTGGGTTGGCTGGCTGCCCAGAATCCGGATGGCGGCCCGCGCAATGCGTACCACTCCGGCCGTGTGTGAGGAGCTGGGCCCGATCATCACCGGCCCGATCATATCGAAAATGCTGGATTTCTCTGCCATAAGCGGGGTAAAGGTAATTTTTAATGTGATTCGAATGCAGTTTGAATGTGGGGAATGAAGGTTGAATGTGATAAATGTGGTTTGGAATGCGGATGGAATGTGCGGAATGGGTCATTGCGAGCGGAGCGAAGCAATCCGTCCTTCTTCGAAGCCAGCAGCCTTGACCTATTCTGAAACCCTAACGCATGGGCCGTCCGCTGCACAGGGTTTGTGACTGCGTGGAGGATAGATTGCTTCGCTTCGCTCGCAATGACCCATTCCACACCATATTTCCCACATTCAAACTGCATTCCCTTCCCACATTAAACTCCCATCTTTGCAGCCGCCACCCTCCTTTCCACCTTGCCTATGACCGCCCCGCAACCCGAGCTGACGCCGGCCGTGCTGGAGCAGCTGCGCCGCCTGCAGCAACGCTACGCCGCCGACGACCAGGACCTGGCCGCCTACCTCGAAGGACTCTACCACACCCGCTACCTGGGCTATTGGGACTATATCCAGCTGGATACCCTGCTGAGCCTGCAACACCCGCTCACGAACATTCCCGACGAGCGGATTTTTATCATCTACCACCAGATTACGGAGCTGTACTTCAAGCTCTGCCTCTGCGAATACGAGCAGCTGGGCGACCTGACGGAGCCGACCCTTAAGGAAGTAGTACTGCGCGTGGGCCGCATTAACCGCTACTTTGAGAACCTGATCGACTCGTTCGACGTGATGGTGGACGGCATGGACAAGCAGCAGTTTCTGGAGTTCCGGATGGCCCTGATGCCGGCCTCGGGCTTCCAGAGCGTGCAGTACCGCATGATTGAGCTGGCCAGCACGGCCCTCACCAACCTCGTGCCCGAGGAGCAGCGCCGCCTGCTGGGCGAGGCCGCCGCCCACGACGAGCTGCTGGGCTGCATCTACTGGAAATCGGGGGCCACGGTGGTGGAAACCGGAGCCAAGGCCCTCACCCTGGTGGAGTTCGAGAAGAAGTATGCCGGCCGCCTGCTGGAGCACGCCCGCGCCTTTGAGCACCGCAACCTGTGGGCCGTAGTGCAGCGCCTGCCCGCCGGCCCCGAGGGCCGGGAGCATCCGCGCCTGCTGCACCAGCTCAAGCAGTTGGATGTAAATGTGAACGTAAACTGGCCCCTGATGCACTACAAATCGGCGGTGCGCTACCTGGAGCGCCACCCCGACGCCATTGCCGCTACCGGCGGCACCAACTGGAAGCAGTACCTGCCTCCCAAGTTCCAGCGCCGCATCTTCTACCCCACCCTCTGGAATGCTCAAGAGCTGGAAGACTGGGGCAAAGGCTGGGTAGAAAGCGTGCTGGGTGGCGAGTAAGCTGGGCGGCTATTTCATTCAACGTTTATCCTGATTTCCTGTGCGGCTATCCTCTCTGCTATTCCTCTCGGGCATAAGCACTACTGCTTTTGCCCAGCAAAAACCGGTGTTGATAACGGCCACTGATTACAAAGGCTCGGGGGTGATTCTGGAGGCCAAAAACATCAGCAGTATCCCTTACACGCTGGTGTTGACCTGCACTCTGCAAAACATGGAGCCCAGTACCGAGCTACCCCTGCGCAAAGTCATAGAACCGGCCAAAAAGAAGCTGACCCTGACCCGGCTTACTCCCGTAGGGCAGCCGTACCGGTATACCTACAACTACCGCTACTACCTGGGCAATACCCTTTCCGTCACGCCAACCGCAGATTACGTATATGACCTGCCCTTTGCAGCAGGTCAGGAGTATGCGGTGATGCAAGGCAATAATGGGGCCTTCTCTCATCTCAATAAACTGGCCGTCGATTTCAGCATGCCCGAAGGCAGCATAGTTTGCGCGGCCCGGGCGGGTATCGTTGCCGAAATCAAGCAGGATTCCAACACCGGCTGCCCTACTGCCAGTTGCAAGGATATGGGCAACTACATCATCCTCTTTCACGAAGATGGCACCTACGCCACCTACGTTCATTTCAAACAGAATGGCAGCCTGGTGCAGCCCGGGCAGCAGGTAGCGGCCGGGGCACCCATTGGCTACAGTGGCAACACCGGCTGGTCATCCGGCCCACATTTGCATTTTGAGGTGGATTTACCTTCCGAGCAGGAAAAAATCACCCTTCCGGTTAAGTTCCGGGTCGGCTCCCAGATTCTGGGAGAACTTCAGCAGGGCGCGCGTTACAAACGCTAAGCAGGCCTTCCATCAGTATGCCGCAGCGGCCGGTAATTCATCTTACTTCACCACAAACTGCACCCGGGTTTTCTCCCAGGCCAGCGTAACCTGACCAGTTGTATTGGTGGTGATGGTAAACCGCTCCAACGGCTGGGGGCTAACTCCGGGCTGGGCCTGCACGCGCAGTACGTCATCAGCCTCCTGATACTCGTAGGCACCCCACTGAGTGGCCGTTTTGTTGAAGATGATGGTCCATTCCTTTTCGGCGGGAATGGTAAACAGCGCGTATTTGCCTGCGGGCAGCGGCTGGCCCTGCACTGTCACATCCTGGTTGATGGTAAACGTAGTGGCTTCATTGGCTCCCGTGCGCCATACTTGTCCATAAGGTACCAGGCCGCCAAATACTTTGCGCTCCTTGGCTGAAGGACGACTGTAACTGATGGTAAGCATAGCCCCGCCGGGCACCCTGGTGGTAAGGGTAGCGGGCGGACTGGGGCGGCCGGGCTTATCTGCCGGTTTCTCCTGCTCGGAGCAGGCCGTCAGCGGCCCCAGGAAGAGCAGCAGCAACAGAAAAACCGGGAAACGCACCAGACGTGTACGGGTAGGGGGCATGGGAGGCAGAAACGAAATAAGGGGCCGGGCAGCAGCCCGGGCGCAGGACCAGAAAGTTAGCCTATCAATAATTATACCCCAAGTTAGAGGTTAGGTTACTTTTGTCGGGCAACCTTTTGCCTTCAACCGGCCTCCTCCCGGAGGCGGCCCTTGCTAGGTCTTAGTTTTTTCGCTCTTTCCAAACCTCTTATGAAAGCCATTTTCACTTCTTCCAGCCGCCTTTTCGCCGCCGTTTTCCTGGGGCTGAGCATCACCTCCTGTCTGTCTGATGCCGATGACAGTTCCTGCTCTCAGGAAGTAGTGGGTTCTGTGGCGGTGGTAGGTGGGGCCAAAACCGGCAAAGTCGGCACTCCCGTAGCCGTTACCTACACGGTGAGCATCATCAATGGATGCGGCCAGTTCAAGGAACTGCGTGAGCAGCGCGAAGCCAACAAAGTATACCTCGCACCCACCGTCCGCTACGAAGGCTGCACCTGCCCCCAGGTGGCAGCTGACTATCAGGGCACCTACCAGTTTGTTGCCACGCAGCCGGGCCAGTACATTCTTAATTTCCCCAACGTCACCAAAACCATCACCGATACCATCACCATTCAATAACTACCCAACGGCCTATTCCGGGCTCATGCGGGAAGTGGTGCGGGTGTCGGCCATGCGCCAGTACACCAGCAGCGACACGGCCGCGCAGGTCGTCACGTACCAGTAGAACCAGGTTTCCACGCCGTGGTCTTTGGCCAGCAGAGCCAGGTATTCGGCGGAGCCCCCAAAGACGGCCACCGTGAGGGCGTAGGGCAACCCGACTCCCAGGGCCCGGATTTCAGTCGGGAACAGCTCGGCTTTTACCACGGCATTGATGGAGGTATAGCCGCTTACCACTACCAGCGCCACCAGCAGCAGCCCAAAGGCCGCGCCGGGACTACCAGCCTGGCCCAGGGCTGTAAGCAGCGGTACGGTGAGCAGGGTGGCCCCCACGCCAAAAAACAGCAGCACCGGTCGCCGCCCAATCCGGTCCGACAGCGCGCCCATCAGTGGCTGAAACAGGATAGCCACGCCCAAAGCCCCAAATGACACCAGGGTGGCCTGGCCTTTGGTGAAGCCAGTAGTATTCACCAGGAACTTCTGCACGTAGGTAGTAAACGTATAGAACACCACCGTGCCGCCCAGGGTGAGGCCGATTACCGTAAGCACCTCGCGCGGATGCTGCAGCAGTATCCGCAGTTGGCCGGGCCGGCCGGCAGTCCGGGCCGGGGCAGCTTCCCGCTCGAAAGCATCGGTTTCTTCCATCGTGCGGCGCAGATACAGGGCCACCAGCGCGGCGGCGGCCCCAATGGCAAACGGCACGCGCCAGCCCCAGGCGTACAGCTCGGCCGGCGTGAGAAACTGCTGCAAACCCAATTGCACCAACAATGCCAGCAACTGGCCGGCAATCAGCGTAACGTATTGAAAACTGGAGAAGAAACCCCGGTTTTTGGCGTCCGCCATTTCGCTGAGGTAGGTGGCCGAGGTACCGTACTCCCCTCCTACGCTCAGGCCCTGCAGCAGCCGGGCCAGCACCAGCAGGACCGGGGCGGCTACCCCAATCTGGCTGTACGAGGGCGTGAGGGCAATCAGCAACGACCCGCCGCACATCAGCAGCACCGAGGCCAGCAGGGCGGCCTTGCGCCCGGCCCGGTCGGCGTACACGCCCATGAGCCAGCCGCCCAGCGGCCGCATCAGAAAGCCCACCGCAAAAATGGCCGCCGAGTTGAGCAGCTGCGCCGTAAGGTTGCCTTTGGGAAAGAAAGCGGGAGCGAAATACAGGGCAAAGGCCGAGTACACATACCAGTCGTACCACTCTACCAGGTTGCCCACCGAGCCGCTGAAAATGGACCGGATGCGTGAGGCCATGGTGCGGGACGTGGTGACGTGCGGCATAAAGCAGGACAAATTGGGTAGCAGAATATTGGGCGGCGGCCACGCCGGGAAGGCGTCCTGCGCAAGAATAGCTTAATCCGGCAACTTCGGGGCCGCCCGCAGGCGGTTGGTTTCGGCGGCTACTACCAAAAAGCCGTAGCCAAACACGAACAGGTTCAGCCCGATCTGCAGGCTCAGCATATCCGCTACCATCATTACGGTGGCCTGGGTCAGGATAAATAAAACGATGTAGGGGTTGCGCCGGGCACTGCGGTGGCGCAGGGGCCAGAACAGGATACTCAGCCAGATGGCCAGTCCCACCAGCCCGCCCCCGACCAGCGCACTCAGGTACTGGTTATGCACGTTCACCCAGTTGGCCGGCCGCAGCCCGAAGTTTTTCCAGCGGTATTCGTCCAACATGGCCGCGTAAGCATCGGCCGGGCCTACGCCCACCAGCCAGTTGCGCCGGATGATGCTGGCGGCCGTTTCCACCGCCGCCAGCCGCCGGGCCAGGGAGTAGTCGTTGATATCGTTTCCCTGCACGTACTGCTTGATGTCCCAGGAGGTGGACTCTACCCGCCGCTGCACGGAATGGAGCGTTTGAAACGCCACCCACGGCCCCAGAGCCAGCAGCACCAGCAGCCCCACCCCGAACGCAACGTGCTTCCGCAGCAGCAGCCGGATGGCGTAGGCCAGCAGCCCGGCGTACAGCACCAGCAGCCCCGTGCGGTAGGCCAGCACATGCAGCGTCAGCACGATAACGGCCGCCGCCGCCAGCAATACCGCCCGCCCCAGAGGCCCCACCTGTTGCTCGCGCCGCAGCAGTAACCCCCAGAAAAATGCCTGCGCCAGCATGGTTCCGAAGGCAATGTGAAACACCCCGGTAATAGCCTGCACGTTGTGGCCCACGTTGATGGCGGCATCGGCACTGACGGGGTCCAGCAGATACTTCACCAGCGTAGCCAGGGCCACGGCGGCTGTACTCAGTACAAACAGTGCTCCTACTGCCCGCCGCTGCCGCCCGCTCAGCGGAACGGCCAGCGTGAAAGCCAGCGGCACGCCCAGCCACGTCAGGCTTCGGAACAGCTCATGCCGCCACACCGCCCACTCGCTGGTATAGAGCCCGCTTAGCAGCAGGAACGCCACCAGTGCCACCGCCCGCAGCAGGGCCCCGTTATGCCAGCAGCGGGCGGCCGTCTGGCGCAGCTGGGGGTTAGCCAGCACGGCCAGTACGCCTACCACCGGGCTCAAAGCAATCAGGGCGCGGGAGGCCAGCAGCCCGGCTACGCCCGCCCCGCAGGCCAGCCACAACAGGTGCTGAGATAATTTTCCCGAACGATAATACGCTCCTATGGCCAGGGTTTCTACCAACTTTGGCATGCCGTTACTATTCACTAAAACTTCCTGACACGGTAGCTGCTGTGGCACTCCTGCGGTTTTTATACGCCGCCGAGCCATGATTTCCCGGCAGCTGAACACCGCACGTCTGACAACCTGAGTAAAACGGCCTTGAAATCCGAATCATTACCACTTGTTACTGTAGAAAGGCATATCCCCAGAGCGCAAAGTACGCCTTCTGCCCAGTAGCATCACAGCGGCTCCGGCCCTGAACAGTTCTTTTTTCGCCCCGAAGCCGCTTCCGAATCTGTGCGTACTTTGCGGCCACGTTCTTTGTCTGTTTTTTCAGTCAGACGAGCGGCAGGTGGCCCGGCTGGTTGGCAGGGCCCGAAAAGGGAACCGGGTGCAACTCCCGGACAGACGCGCTACTGTAATGGCCCGCCACCCCGGTGGCAACGGCTTCCCCACGCAGCCCATTACCGCCCCCGGGCCGGTGAGAAGGGCGGGGAGTCGGGCCTGAGTCAGGAGACCTGCCTGCCGCTTTTGATGATGAGGCTTCTTCGCGACCTGAGAGCCTTGTTGGGTGCTGCCACGGCCGGCCGCTTTTCCGGCCCGCAACCCGGGAAACCTATGCCCGGGCGCAGCGCAGCCGGGGGCGTGGCAGTCAGCGAGGAGCTACTACGGGAAACGTACGAGGCCGCCAAAACGGGCCGGGAAAGTGCATTCATCCACCTTTTTCCAGTTTCCATGTCCACGCTTGCCGAAAAAATCACGCGCGCCGAAACGCGCATCTTCAAGGCTGTATTTCCCAACACCACCAACCACTACGACACCCTGTTCGGGGGCACCACCCTGCACATGATGGACGAGGTGGCCTTCATCACGGCCACCCGCTTCTCGCGCCTCAAAATGGTGACGGTATCCTCCGACAAGGTCGATTTCACCCACCCCATTCCCGGCGGTACGCTTGTTGAGCTGATCGGGCGGGTAGAACATGTAGGCAATACCAGCCTGAAAGTGCGGGTGGAGCTGTTCGTAGAGCAGATGTACTCCGAGGAGCGCCACCGAGCCGTTTCGGGCCTGTTCACCTTCGTGGCGGTGGATGAAAACAAGCGGCCCGTGCGCATTCTGCCCGCTACGACTGTCTGAGCCGGTTTCACAGCCAAAGTGGTACCCCATCTGTACCGTTAGTACTACCCCCGGCGGCAGTCTGGCGGGGCAACTGAGCCGTAAATAAGACGTAAACAAGATTTTTTCGGATTGAGCTGAACTATTCCGACCCCGCCCGTGGTTTTGCCTGCCATTCCCCCTTTGTCTCATCCTAGATATGGCTTCTGAAAAGGACTACACCCCGCAGATGAATGCCCGCCTGGAACAGTCGTTCCGGGAAGCAGACCAAGCCCGCGAAGATTTAACCGATTCTATGGCAAACTCAGTGGCCGCTAACTGCGACCTGCTTCACCACGGCCTCATCAGCGCCAAAGGGCTGGAAGTAACCACCGAAATGTACCGGCACCTGCTGGGCAACCTGCTGCGCCACCCTTCAGGCGAAGTGCGCACTCAGACACTGATGCTGTTTAACGAGGCCATGGAGGAATTCTGGCCCCGCCTCCAGGGCTCGGGCTCGGGCAAAAACCAGACTACCCCGAACAGCAACGGCCACACCAGCCACTAGCCCCGCCTGCTGCTCCTGTACCTGCCGCCCCGACTGCAGGCCGGCCCTGAACCACGTTGGTTTAGGACCGGCCTGCAGTCGGGGCGGCGGCGTGTGGCGGGGCCGCGTATCTTTGCGCTTCCTTGATTCCAGTACCGGTTCAGAGGCTAACTCCCTTTCACCCCCATTTACTCCATGTCCCTTCCCCAGGAACTTGAGCTACTGCTGCCCCCGGAGGTAGCCTACGATGAGCTGGCCCGCTACCGCGCCCTGCTCGATGCCGCCGGCCTCGTGCCCGGCCAGGCCGATTTTGTGCATCTGCGCAAACGCTCCATTGATGCCCGGGGCCGCCAGCCGCTGGTGCGTCTGCGCGCCGACATCTACCGCACGGTCCCGCCAGCCGACCTGTTCGGCCCCTGGTTCCAATACCCCAACGTCAGCCAGGCCACCCGCTCGGTACTGATTGTGGGCGCTGGCCCGGCCGGGCTGTTTGCCGCGCTGCGGGCCATTGAGCTGGGTATCAAACCCATTGTGCTGGAGCGCGGCAAAGACGTGCGCACCCGCCGCCGCGACCTGGCCGCCCTCAACAAAGACCACGTGGTGAATCCGGATTCTAACTATTGCTTCGGCGAAGGTGGGGCCGGTACCTACTCCGACGGCAAGCTCTACACCCGCTCCACCAAGCGCGGCGACATCCAGCGCATCCTGCGGATTCTGGTGCAGCACGGCGCCACCTCCGATATTCTGGTAGATGCCCACCCCCACATCGGCACCAACAAGTTGCCCTCCGTGGTAGCTGCCCTGCGCGATTCGGTACTGGCGGCCGGCGGCGAGGTGCGCTTCGATACCCGCGTAGATGACCTAGTTTTGACCGGCCAGCACCTGCGCGGCGTGGTCACGAGCACCGGCGAGGAGCTGACGGCCGATGCCGTAGTGCTGGCCACCGGCCACTCGGCCCGCGACATCTACGAACTGCTGCACCGGCGCGGCGTGCTCATCGAGGCCAAGCCGTTTGCTTTGGGCGTGCGCGTGGAGCACCCCCAGCAGCTCATCGACCAGGCCCAGTACCGCCGTCAGGACCGGGGTGAACTGCCGGCCGCCTCCTACTCCCTGGTGCACCAGACGCAGTGGCAGCAGCGGCAACGGGGCGTGTTCTCGTTCTGTATGTGCCCGGGCGGCTTTATCGTGCCCGCCGCCACGGCTCCCGGCGAGGTGGTGGTGAACGGCATGAGCCCCAGCCGCCGCGACTCGCGCTTCGCCAACTCGGGTATTGTGGCAGCCGTGGAACTAGAGGATATGGATGTACGCCAGCACGGGGCGCTGGCCGGCCTGCGCTTTCAGCAGGCAATTGAGCAGCGCGCCTGCCAGCTGGCCGGCAACACCCAACTGGCCCCCGCCCAGCTTTTGGGCGACTTCCTGAAAAAGAAAACCTCCGCCTCCCTGCTGGAAACCAGCTACCAGCCCGGCCTAGTATCGGTGCCGATGGATGAGGTGCTGGGCGCGGGCCTCGCGGACCGGCTGCGGCAGGGCTTCCAGAACTTCGGACGCAAAATTCCCGGTTACGCCACCAACCTAGCCCAGATTGTGGGCGTGGAAAGCCGCACCTCCTCCCCCGTGCGCATCCCCCGTGACCGGGACACGCTGCAGCACCCGGAGGTGCGCGGCCTGTTTCCCTGCGGCGAAGGAGCGGGCTACGCCGGCGGCATTGTATCGGCCGCCATGGATGGCGAACGGTGCGCGGAAGCCGCCTTTGCAGCCATTGGCACGAAATAGCCGTTTAAGCCCATATCATCAATTGTCCGGCCACCTGCTGGCAACGCTACCTTAAGCTACCTACTCATGAAAAAGACCCTTGTGCTGGGCGCTACCGATAACCCCGCCCGCTACGCTTACCGCGCCGTACATCAGCTCAAAAGCCACGGCCATGAGGTAGTGCCGGTGGGCATCCGCAAAGGCTCGGTAGCCGGCCTGGAAATCCGTAACGACCGGCCCGCCGCCGAGGGCGTGGACACCGTGACGCTCTACGTAGGCCCCCAGAACCAGCCCGACTGGTACGACTACATTCTGGACCTCAACCCTAAGCGCATCATCTTCAACCCCGGCACCGAAAACCCGGAGCTGGAAGAGCTGGCCCAGCAGCGCGGCATCCAAACCGAAGAAGCCTGCACGCTGGTGATGCTGAGCGTGGGGCAGTATTAGGCTGCCAGTGGGCTATACCATGAAATAAAAAAGCCGCCGTGCCTGAGGCACGGCGGCTTTTTGCGTCGGCGGTTTGCCTACGTCTTACTCGGCGTTGCCGTACATGTTGGATTCGCCGCCATCGATGGCAATGGTTTGGCCACTTACGTAAGAGGCGTCTTCGCTCAGCAGAAACGCCACCAGCTTGGCTACCTCTTCCGGCTGGCCCAGGCGGCGTGTGGGGTTGTTGCTGGCATACTGGGCTTCGGCCTGTTTGGGGTCAGTGGGGTTTATCTGCTTAAAGGCCTCGGCTACCATGGGCGTGAGGATGGCGCCGGGCGCAATGGCGTTGGTAGTAATGCCGTAGCGGCCGTATTCCAGTGCCGCGTTTTTGGTCATGCCTGATACCGCGTGCTTGCTGGCCACGTAAGGCATCTGATTCAGCACGCCCCGGATGCCGCCCACGGAGGCCACATTTACGATACGTCCCCCGCCCTGCCGCTGCATAACCGGCAGCACGTAGCGCAGGCCGTAGTACACGCCCAGCAGGTTGATATCAATGACTTTCTTGAACATGGCTACGTCGTACTCGGTAATGGAGGCCTGCTTGCCTTCAATGCCCGCGTTGTTATAGAACCCATCAATACGGCCAAACCGGGACACGGCCTCGTCCACGTAGTGCTGAACAGCAGCCTCATCGGATACGTCGGCCACTACCGTCAGCACCTCTACCTCCGGGAATTCCCGGACAATGGCCTGTCGGGCTTCCTGCAGGCTTTGCTGATTGTAGTCAATCAGCACTAAATGGGCACCCCGGCCAGCCAACTCTTTGGCCGCCGCCAGCCCTAGGCCCATAGCAGCACCCGTAATCACCATAACTTTTCCTTGCATCGTTTTCACAGCTCAAAGATGTATGTTGGTACATATTATAGACACCCAATTTTTATGATTGTTGCTGGAAGCCCGCATTTTACTCGGGAGCTTTTCATTTTATACAGTCGCCAGTTTTTTTTACGTCCTCAGGCAACCCCTGCGGCCCGGCCACCATCTAGCCCCCAAACGACCTGCTGCTGACCAAACTTTACGCCTTTTCCCGTGACCGATGTTGAGCTGATAGCCGCCTGCCGCCAGGGCAGCAGCCGCGCCCAGAAACTGCTGTATGAGCGGTTCGCGGGCCTGATGCTGTCTGTGTGCCTGCGCTACCTGCGCCGGCGCGAGGACGC containing:
- a CDS encoding TolC family protein, translating into MKRFYWLLLSSGLLAVRPAQAQTPSSTPGQPPAGSLSAAAPTGPWTLQRAVDYALQNNLTVRQQQLTAELQNATLRQSRAALLPSANLSGTQAWNYGTGLDPLTNDFVSQTIRSNNFSANSQVTLFSGFQLRNTVKRNALDSEASVLDIEKARNDLSLNVASAFLQLVLSEELVRANEVRVLSSQSQVERTQKLLKAGSVAESNLLDSQAQLASDEVNVVTAQNQRDLARLSLVQLLNLPSPAGFEIEVPPLPDPDDQPLLAADPDGTYQTAQSLLPEIKAADLRVRSAQRSLDIARGGYYPRLAFGAGVFTGFSSSRLARVFNGDSTDAVQVPVFQTVGGQPVPSSFFLLQPKQAIPELLPSSFSSQIKDNIGKNLQFSLQIPILNGLQTRTSVQRAQINIQQQELRAEQTRLTLRQTIQQSYADAIAAQRRYLSSRRQVEALTTAYRNAEIRFNNGLLNGTEFNIAKNNLTAAESTMIQAKYEFIFRRKVLDFYQGRPISL
- the sdaAB gene encoding L-serine ammonia-lyase, iron-sulfur-dependent subunit beta, whose protein sequence is MAEKSSIFDMIGPVMIGPSSSHTAGVVRIARAAIRILGSQPTHATITFYNSFARTYEGHGSDRAIVAGLLGMPTDDVRIREAFDHAKEAGLQYTFQGVGNASTMHPNTIKLQLRDERTGHAVEVIGQSRGGGVIRIVEVDGFPSDFSASLHTLILDADDVPGSIAFIASVIAHDDCNIATMFVSRKGKNDAARQFIEVDSGLRDITLEYLRQLRWVHRVTYIPTID
- a CDS encoding tryptophan 2,3-dioxygenase family protein, with the protein product MTAPQPELTPAVLEQLRRLQQRYAADDQDLAAYLEGLYHTRYLGYWDYIQLDTLLSLQHPLTNIPDERIFIIYHQITELYFKLCLCEYEQLGDLTEPTLKEVVLRVGRINRYFENLIDSFDVMVDGMDKQQFLEFRMALMPASGFQSVQYRMIELASTALTNLVPEEQRRLLGEAAAHDELLGCIYWKSGATVVETGAKALTLVEFEKKYAGRLLEHARAFEHRNLWAVVQRLPAGPEGREHPRLLHQLKQLDVNVNVNWPLMHYKSAVRYLERHPDAIAATGGTNWKQYLPPKFQRRIFYPTLWNAQELEDWGKGWVESVLGGE
- a CDS encoding M23 family metallopeptidase, with translation MRLSSLLFLSGISTTAFAQQKPVLITATDYKGSGVILEAKNISSIPYTLVLTCTLQNMEPSTELPLRKVIEPAKKKLTLTRLTPVGQPYRYTYNYRYYLGNTLSVTPTADYVYDLPFAAGQEYAVMQGNNGAFSHLNKLAVDFSMPEGSIVCAARAGIVAEIKQDSNTGCPTASCKDMGNYIILFHEDGTYATYVHFKQNGSLVQPGQQVAAGAPIGYSGNTGWSSGPHLHFEVDLPSEQEKITLPVKFRVGSQILGELQQGARYKR
- a CDS encoding DUF2911 domain-containing protein translates to MPPTRTRLVRFPVFLLLLLFLGPLTACSEQEKPADKPGRPSPPATLTTRVPGGAMLTISYSRPSAKERKVFGGLVPYGQVWRTGANEATTFTINQDVTVQGQPLPAGKYALFTIPAEKEWTIIFNKTATQWGAYEYQEADDVLRVQAQPGVSPQPLERFTITTNTTGQVTLAWEKTRVQFVVK
- a CDS encoding MFS transporter, which translates into the protein MPHVTTSRTMASRIRSIFSGSVGNLVEWYDWYVYSAFALYFAPAFFPKGNLTAQLLNSAAIFAVGFLMRPLGGWLMGVYADRAGRKAALLASVLLMCGGSLLIALTPSYSQIGVAAPVLLVLARLLQGLSVGGEYGTSATYLSEMADAKNRGFFSSFQYVTLIAGQLLALLVQLGLQQFLTPAELYAWGWRVPFAIGAAAALVALYLRRTMEETDAFEREAAPARTAGRPGQLRILLQHPREVLTVIGLTLGGTVVFYTFTTYVQKFLVNTTGFTKGQATLVSFGALGVAILFQPLMGALSDRIGRRPVLLFFGVGATLLTVPLLTALGQAGSPGAAFGLLLVALVVVSGYTSINAVVKAELFPTEIRALGVGLPYALTVAVFGGSAEYLALLAKDHGVETWFYWYVTTCAAVSLLVYWRMADTRTTSRMSPE
- a CDS encoding O-antigen ligase family protein; amino-acid sequence: MPKLVETLAIGAYYRSGKLSQHLLWLACGAGVAGLLASRALIALSPVVGVLAVLANPQLRQTAARCWHNGALLRAVALVAFLLLSGLYTSEWAVWRHELFRSLTWLGVPLAFTLAVPLSGRQRRAVGALFVLSTAAVALATLVKYLLDPVSADAAINVGHNVQAITGVFHIAFGTMLAQAFFWGLLLRREQQVGPLGRAVLLAAAAVIVLTLHVLAYRTGLLVLYAGLLAYAIRLLLRKHVAFGVGLLVLLALGPWVAFQTLHSVQRRVESTSWDIKQYVQGNDINDYSLARRLAAVETAASIIRRNWLVGVGPADAYAAMLDEYRWKNFGLRPANWVNVHNQYLSALVGGGLVGLAIWLSILFWPLRHRSARRNPYIVLFILTQATVMMVADMLSLQIGLNLFVFGYGFLVVAAETNRLRAAPKLPD
- a CDS encoding acyl-CoA thioesterase; amino-acid sequence: MSTLAEKITRAETRIFKAVFPNTTNHYDTLFGGTTLHMMDEVAFITATRFSRLKMVTVSSDKVDFTHPIPGGTLVELIGRVEHVGNTSLKVRVELFVEQMYSEERHRAVSGLFTFVAVDENKRPVRILPATTV